A stretch of the Rosa rugosa chromosome 5, drRosRugo1.1, whole genome shotgun sequence genome encodes the following:
- the LOC133711286 gene encoding uncharacterized protein LOC133711286, protein MVQHMRPLYITAEINGTKVSKIMVDTGAAVNVITTRTMHLLGIKKEKIQSTSLALKNFAGIMTKTLGLLFLQIKNRVTDKVEVIKADPRPFPVSVNYVDVRCTSCLLAPYLDRALVLLVQFDDVDLEHIPRKRNFAANELAQLATGITLKYGVRERILMVERRTLPSLLGRSDPLEEPAVAALDPINVDWRVPLIAYLKQPDNSADKKICFLALNYFLRNDELRRRGEDDIDLRRRGEDGIDFRCVYGHEAKRLMREAHAGVCGAHQAGPKMRWVLRRHGYYWPSILKDCIKFAKGCQDFQAHGPVQHIPNIPMHLIIKPWLARGWALDLIGMIHPHSSLQHKFIIVATNFFTKWVEAEPLKEASGATIRQFIFNHIICWFGIPEVLVSDRGETFMGREVEQLVADLGIQFIHSTPYYAQSNGQAEASNKIVITLLKKMLAENPLQWHETLYQILWAYRTSKRSPTATTPYALMFSHDVVLPLEINVQSLRVQDQHHLIGEDYVQAMWQEHEDLSEKRLEVWDSLVMEK, encoded by the exons ATGGTGCAACACATGAGACCTTTGTATATCACTGCGGAGATTAATGGTACCAAGGTTAGCAAaatcatggttgataccgggGCGGCTGTAAACGTCATTACTACAAGGACCATGCATctgctagggatcaagaaagaaaagatccaGTCCACCTCCCTCGCACTCAAGAATTTTGCAGGGATCATGACTAAGACTTTAGGCCTGCTTTTCCTGCAAATCAAG AACAGGGTTACTGATAAGGTAGAGGTGATTAAAGCAGACCCTCGACCTTTCCCCGTTTCCGTAAACTATGTAGATGTCAG GTGCACGAGCTGTTTGCTCGCTCCGTATTTGGATCGTGCACTTGTACTCCTGGTTCAATTTGATGACGTGGACCTAGAGCATATTCCTCGCAAGCGCAATTTCGCCGCCAATGAACTCGCCCAGTTGGCTACTGGCATCACTTTAAAGTATGGGGTTCGCGAGAGGATTTTAATGGTTGAGCGCCGCACGTTACCTTCGTTACTCGGGCGGTCTGACCCGCTAGAAGAACCTGCAGTGGCAGCTTTGGATCCTATCAATGTGGACTGGCGTGTCCCCCTGATAGCATACCTCAAACAACCAGATAACTCTGCAGATAAGAAGATCTGTTTCCTCGCGCTGAATTACTTTCTCAGGAACGACGAGCTGCGGCGGCGCGGAGAGGACGACATAGATTTGCGGCGGCGCGGAGAAGATGGCATAGATTTTAGGTGTGTGTATGGTCATGAAGCGAAGCGCCTGATGCGAGAGGCGCATGCGGGTGTGTGTGGGGCTCATCAAGCGGGCCCAAAGATGCGTTGGGTACTCAGGAGACATGgttattattggcccagcatctTAAAGGACTGTATCAAGTTCGCGAAAGGTTGCCAGGATTTCCAGGCGCATGGACCAGTCCAGCACATTCCAAATATACCCATGCATCTTATCATTAAGCCCTGGCTGGCACGCGGATGGGCACTAGACTTGATTGGCATGATTCATCCCCATTCCTCTCTTCAGCACAAATTCATCATCGTCGCCACCAACTTCTTTACTAAATGGGTAGAGGCCGAGCCTTTAAAGGAGGCTTCCGGCGCCACCATTCGGCAATTTATCTTTAATCACATTATTTGTTGGTTTGGCATCCCAGAGGTGTTAGTGTCGGACAGGGGGGAAACATTCATGGGCCGTGAAGTGGAACAGCTCGTCGCTGACTTGGGAATACAATTCATTCATAGCACCCCATATTATGCTCAATCCAATGGCCAAGCGGAGGCCAGTAATAAGATTGTCATCACCCTCCTGAAGAAGATGCTGGCAGAAAACCCTCTCCAGTGGCATGAGACGCTGTATCAGATTCTCTGGgcttatcgtacctccaagCGTAGCCCCACTGCCACAACCCCCTACGCTCTCATGTTCAGTCACGATGTTGTATTACCTCTGGAAATCAACGTTCAATCTCTACGGGTCCAAGACCAACATCATCTGATTGGCGAAGATTATGTCCAGGCCATGTGGCAAGAGCATGAAGATCTTAGCGAGAAACGATTAGAGGTTTGGGACAGTTTAGTGATGGAAAAGTAG